The following proteins are co-located in the Streptococcus anginosus genome:
- the rpsK gene encoding 30S ribosomal protein S11 — protein MAKPTRKRRVKKNIESGIAHIHATFNNTIVMITDVHGNAIAWSSAGALGFKGSRKSTPFAAQMASEAAAKSAQEHGLKSVEVTVKGPGSGRESAIRALAAAGLEVTAIRDVTPVPHNGARPPKRRRV, from the coding sequence TTGGCTAAACCAACACGTAAACGTCGTGTGAAGAAAAATATCGAATCTGGTATTGCTCATATTCACGCTACATTTAACAACACTATTGTTATGATTACTGATGTGCATGGTAACGCAATTGCTTGGTCATCTGCTGGAGCTCTTGGATTTAAAGGTTCTCGTAAATCTACACCATTTGCTGCCCAAATGGCATCTGAAGCTGCTGCAAAGTCTGCACAAGAACACGGTCTTAAATCAGTTGAAGTTACTGTTAAAGGTCCAGGTTCTGGTCGTGAGTCAGCTATTCGTGCGCTTGCTGCCGCTGGTCTTGAAGTAACAGCTATTCGTGATGTGACTCCTGTGCCACACAATGGTGCTCGTCCTCCAAAACGTCGCCGTGTATAA
- a CDS encoding DNA-directed RNA polymerase subunit alpha, translating to MIEFEKPNITKIDENKNYGIFVVEPLERGYGTTLGNSLRRVLLASLPGAAVTSINIEGVLHEFDTVPGVREDVMQIILNVKGIAVKSYVEDEKTIELDVEGPAEITAGDILTDSDIEIVNPDHYLFTIGEGASLKAIMTVNTGRGYVPADENKKDDAPVGTLAVDSIYTPVKKVNYQVEPARVGSNDGFDKLTLEIMTDGTIIPEDALGLSARILTEHLDLFTNLTEVAKSTDVMKETEKVSDDRVLDRTIEELDLSVRSYNCLKRAGINTVFDLTEKTEPEMMKVRNLGRKSLEEVKVKLADLGLGLKNDK from the coding sequence ATGATTGAGTTTGAAAAACCAAATATAACAAAAATTGATGAAAATAAAAACTACGGCATATTTGTAGTAGAACCACTAGAACGTGGTTATGGTACAACGCTTGGGAACTCACTTCGTCGTGTACTTCTTGCATCTCTACCAGGTGCTGCTGTAACATCTATCAATATTGAAGGTGTATTACACGAATTTGATACAGTTCCAGGTGTCCGTGAAGACGTGATGCAGATTATTTTGAACGTCAAAGGGATTGCTGTAAAATCTTACGTCGAAGACGAAAAGACAATTGAGCTTGATGTTGAAGGTCCTGCAGAAATCACTGCTGGTGATATTTTGACAGATAGTGATATTGAAATTGTAAACCCTGATCATTATCTTTTTACAATCGGTGAAGGCGCTAGCTTAAAAGCTATTATGACCGTAAATACAGGTCGTGGTTATGTACCGGCTGATGAAAATAAAAAAGATGATGCACCAGTAGGGACGCTTGCGGTAGATTCAATCTATACGCCGGTGAAAAAAGTTAATTATCAAGTTGAACCAGCTCGCGTTGGTAGCAACGATGGTTTTGATAAATTAACTCTTGAAATCATGACAGACGGGACGATTATTCCAGAAGATGCTCTAGGGCTTTCTGCGCGCATTTTAACGGAACATTTAGACCTGTTTACTAACTTAACTGAAGTAGCAAAATCTACCGATGTGATGAAAGAAACAGAAAAGGTTTCAGATGATCGTGTGTTGGATCGTACAATTGAAGAATTAGATTTGTCAGTTCGTTCGTACAACTGTTTGAAACGTGCTGGTATCAATACTGTATTTGATTTGACAGAAAAAACCGAACCTGAAATGATGAAAGTAAGAAATCTAGGACGTAAGAGTCTTGAAGAAGTGAAAGTAAAACTTGCTGATCTCGGTCTTGGATTAAAAAATGATAAATAA
- the rplQ gene encoding 50S ribosomal protein L17, with amino-acid sequence MAYRKLGRTSSQRKAMLRDLTTDLIINESIVTTEARAKEIRKTVEKMITLGKRGDLHARRQAAAFVRNEIASENYDEETEKYTSTTALQKLFSDLAPRYAERNGGYTRILKTEPRRGDAAPMAIIELV; translated from the coding sequence ATGGCTTACCGTAAACTAGGACGCACTAGCTCACAACGTAAAGCAATGCTTCGCGACTTGACTACTGACTTGATTATCAACGAATCAATCGTGACAACAGAAGCTCGTGCTAAAGAAATCCGTAAAACAGTTGAAAAAATGATTACTTTGGGTAAACGTGGTGATTTGCATGCTCGTCGTCAAGCAGCAGCTTTTGTTCGTAACGAAATTGCATCAGAAAACTATGATGAAGAAACAGAAAAGTATACTTCAACTACTGCTCTTCAAAAATTATTCTCTGATTTAGCTCCTCGTTATGCAGAACGTAACGGTGGATATACTCGTATCCTCAAAACTGAACCACGTCGTGGTGATGCTGCCCCAATGGCAATCATTGAATTAGTATAA
- a CDS encoding sigma-70 RNA polymerase sigma factor region 4 domain-containing protein, with protein sequence MEFKELYGKVRGIVLKCRREYYVHLWELSDWEQEGMLVLYQLVSQYPQLVEEESQLYVYYKTKFRNHILDILRKQESQKRKLDRQAYEEVSEIGHKLSLKELYLDELVILRDQLKSYQAQLSPEKQEQYERLLADERFKGRQAMIRELRAYLKDYSD encoded by the coding sequence ATGGAGTTCAAGGAGTTATATGGCAAGGTAAGAGGAATTGTGCTGAAGTGTCGGAGGGAATATTATGTCCACCTGTGGGAATTAAGCGATTGGGAACAAGAGGGGATGTTGGTGCTCTATCAGTTGGTAAGCCAGTATCCGCAGCTGGTAGAAGAAGAAAGTCAGCTCTATGTTTACTATAAGACCAAGTTCCGCAATCATATTCTGGACATCCTCCGTAAACAGGAAAGTCAAAAACGCAAACTCGATCGTCAAGCTTATGAAGAAGTGAGCGAGATTGGTCACAAGCTCAGCCTAAAAGAACTATATCTGGATGAATTGGTGATTCTCCGAGACCAGCTAAAGAGCTATCAAGCTCAACTGAGCCCAGAGAAACAGGAGCAGTACGAGCGCTTACTAGCCGATGAACGGTTCAAAGGCCGCCAAGCCATGATTCGAGAATTAAGAGCCTACTTAAAAGATTATAGTGATTAA
- the rpsB gene encoding 30S ribosomal protein S2 yields MAVISMKQLLEAGVHFGHQTRRWNPKMAKYIFTERNGIHVIDLQQTVKFADQAYDFMRDAAANDAVILFVGTKKQAADAVKEEAERAGQYYINHRWLGGTLTNWETIQKRVARLKEIKRMEEDGIFDVLPKKEVALLNKQRARLEKFLGGIEEMPRIPDVMYVVDPHKEQIAVKEAKKLGIPVVAMVDTNTDPDDIDVIIPANDDAIRAVKLITAKMADAIIEGRQGEDNVESVEAELAATDSQADSIEEIVEVVEGSNE; encoded by the coding sequence ATGGCAGTAATTTCAATGAAACAACTTCTTGAGGCTGGTGTACACTTTGGTCACCAAACTCGTCGCTGGAACCCTAAGATGGCGAAGTATATCTTCACAGAACGTAACGGTATCCACGTTATCGACTTGCAACAAACTGTAAAATTTGCAGATCAAGCATACGACTTTATGCGTGATGCGGCTGCTAACGATGCAGTTATCTTGTTTGTTGGTACGAAAAAACAAGCTGCTGATGCTGTAAAAGAAGAAGCAGAACGTGCTGGTCAATACTACATCAACCACCGTTGGTTGGGTGGAACGCTTACAAACTGGGAAACGATTCAAAAACGTGTTGCTCGTTTGAAAGAAATCAAACGTATGGAAGAAGACGGAATTTTTGATGTTCTTCCTAAAAAAGAAGTCGCTCTTCTTAACAAACAACGCGCTCGTCTTGAAAAATTCTTGGGTGGTATCGAAGAAATGCCACGTATTCCAGATGTGATGTATGTTGTGGATCCACATAAAGAACAAATCGCTGTGAAAGAAGCTAAGAAATTAGGTATTCCAGTTGTAGCGATGGTGGATACAAATACAGATCCAGATGACATTGATGTCATCATTCCAGCTAACGACGATGCTATTCGTGCTGTTAAGTTAATCACTGCGAAAATGGCTGATGCAATTATCGAAGGCCGTCAAGGTGAAGATAACGTTGAATCAGTAGAAGCAGAATTAGCTGCAACTGATTCACAAGCAGATTCTATCGAAGAAATCGTTGAAGTTGTCGAAGGCTCAAACGAATAA
- the tsf gene encoding translation elongation factor Ts yields the protein MAEITAKLVKELREKSGAGVMDAKKALVEVDGDIEKAIELLREKGMAKAAKKADRVAAEGLTGVYVNGNVAAIVEVNSETDFVAKNAQFVELVNETAKVIAEGKPANNEEALALTMPSGETLEAAYVSATATIGEKISFRRFAVVEKADDQVFGAYQHNGGRIGVITVLSGSDEDLAKHVAMHVAAMKPSVLSYKELSEEFIHDELAQMNHKIDQDNESRAMVGKPALPHYKFGSKLQLTDEVIAQAEEDIKAGLAAEGKPEKIWDKIIPGKMDRFMLDNTKVDQAYTLLAQVYIMDDSKTVEAFLESQGVTITSFTRFEVGDGIEKAANDFESEVAATMAAALGQN from the coding sequence ATGGCAGAAATTACAGCTAAGCTTGTAAAAGAATTGCGTGAAAAATCTGGTGCTGGTGTCATGGACGCTAAAAAAGCACTTGTAGAAGTAGATGGCGATATCGAAAAAGCAATTGAATTGCTTCGTGAAAAAGGTATGGCAAAAGCTGCTAAAAAAGCAGACCGTGTTGCTGCTGAAGGATTGACTGGTGTCTATGTAAACGGCAATGTTGCCGCTATCGTTGAAGTGAACTCAGAAACAGACTTTGTAGCAAAAAATGCTCAATTCGTTGAATTGGTAAACGAAACAGCTAAAGTAATCGCAGAAGGCAAACCAGCAAACAATGAAGAAGCACTTGCTTTGACAATGCCTTCAGGTGAAACACTTGAAGCTGCTTATGTTAGTGCAACTGCTACCATCGGAGAAAAAATCTCATTCCGTCGTTTTGCAGTTGTTGAAAAAGCAGATGATCAAGTATTTGGAGCTTACCAACACAATGGTGGACGTATCGGTGTTATCACAGTTCTTTCAGGCAGTGACGAAGATCTTGCAAAACACGTGGCAATGCACGTTGCCGCTATGAAACCTTCTGTTCTTTCATACAAAGAATTGAGTGAAGAATTTATCCATGATGAATTGGCTCAAATGAACCACAAAATTGATCAAGACAACGAAAGTCGTGCAATGGTTGGTAAACCAGCGCTTCCACACTACAAATTTGGTTCTAAACTTCAATTGACGGATGAAGTGATTGCACAAGCTGAAGAAGACATCAAAGCTGGTCTTGCAGCTGAAGGTAAACCAGAAAAAATCTGGGACAAAATTATTCCTGGTAAAATGGATCGCTTCATGCTGGACAATACAAAAGTTGACCAAGCTTACACATTACTTGCGCAAGTCTATATCATGGATGACAGCAAGACTGTTGAAGCATTCCTTGAAAGTCAAGGTGTGACAATTACAAGCTTCACTCGTTTTGAAGTAGGTGACGGTATTGAAAAAGCTGCCAATGATTTTGAATCAGAAGTAGCTGCAACTATGGCTGCTGCTCTTGGTCAAAACTAA